A part of Antennarius striatus isolate MH-2024 chromosome 21, ASM4005453v1, whole genome shotgun sequence genomic DNA contains:
- the pth3r gene encoding parathyroid hormone 3 receptor yields the protein MLFVHGIGSLALFHCVIIVTALIDADDVITRDEQIYVLIGARVKCENNIRAQIALVKEGDCLPEWDGIICWPQSRAGQLVSVMCPEYIYDFNHRGQAHRQCDASGNWEQVLSINRTWANYTECTTFLISNHRSQEEKVFERLHLMYTIGYSVSLASLLVAVSILCYFKRLHCTRNYIHIHLFTSFICRAVSIFVKDAVLNAISDDSNAETDFSVLKPHMAGCKVAVTVFLYFLATNHYWILVEGLYLHSLIFMAFLSDKNYIWALIIIGWGVPAVFVSIWVSARASLADTQCWDISAGNLKWIYQVPILAAIVVNFLLFVNIIRVLASKLWETNTGKLDPRQQYRKLLKSTLVLMPLFGVHYMVFMALPYTEVTGLLWQVQMHYEMFFNSSQGFFVAFIYCFCNGEVQAEVKKAWLRRSLTQDFKQKARMTSSGGGGSCYYGGMMSHTNTHSVSLSATNARSLSFTGGAVGGSGVRLPCQSSLQSPTSLPGYMSGDSETCRPQQELVVQKPDSKERGIFARHVKVSKGSHDQKCQGVFPVKSPGALDLNSSITLKELETSL from the exons ATTGGTGCTCGTGTCAAGTGCGAAAACAACATCCGGGCACAAATCGCCCTTGTCAAAG AAGGCGATTGCCTCCCGGAGTGGGATGGGATCATCTGCTGGCCACAGAGCAGAGCGGGGCAGCTGGTTTCTGTGATGTGTCCAGAGTATATCTATGACTTCAACCACAGAG GGCAAGCCCACCGCCAGTGTGATGCATCGGGGAACTGGGAGCAGGTCCTCAGTATCAACCGTACTTGGGCTAACTACACAGAATGCACCACATTCCTGATCTCTAACCACAGGAGTCAAGAGGAG AAGGTGTTTGAGAGACTTCATCTCATGTATACCATTGGCTACTCTGTGTCTCTAGCATCACTGCTAGTGGCTGTCTCCATCCTCTGCTACTTCAA ACGTCTCCACTGCACACGTAATTACATCCACATTCACCTTTTCACCTCCTTCATATGTCGGGCTGTCAGCATCTTTGTGAAGGATGCTGTGCTCAACGCCATTTCTGATGACAGCAATGCAGAGACAGATTTCAGCGTGCTGAAGCCCCATATG GCCGGATGTAAAGTTGCTGTTACGGTCTTCCTTTACTTCTTGGCGACCAATCATTACTGGATTCTGGTGGAGGGGTTGTACTTACATAGCCTTATCTTCATGGCTTTCCTCTCTGACAAGAACTACATTTGGGCTCTTATCATCATCGGCTGGG GTGTTccagctgtgtttgtgtctattTGGGTCAGTGCAAGAGCATCTTTGGCAGACACACA ATGCTGGGACATCAGCGCAGGAAACCTGAAGTGGATCTACCAAGTCCCCATTCTTGCAGCCATTGTT GTGaatttcctcctctttgtcaACATAATACGTGTGCTGGCATCTAAGCTGTGGGAAACAAACACTGGTAAATTGGACCCACGGCAGcaatacag GAAGCTGCTTAAGTCTACATTAGTCCTCATGCCCTTGTTTGGAGTTCACTACATGGTGTTCATGGCTCTTCCCTACACTGAGGTCACTGGGCTTCTGTGGCAAGTGCAAATGCACTATGAAATGTTCTTCAATTCATCCCAG GGCTTCTTTGTGGCATTTATCTACTGTTTCTGCAATGGGGAG GTGCAGGCGGAGGTGAAAAAGGCGTGGTTAAGACGCAGCCTCACACAGGACTTCAAACAGAAAGCCAGAATGACCAGCAGTGGCGGCGGGGGCAGCTGCTACTACGGCGGCATGATGTCACACACCAACACCCACAGTGTCAGCTTGTCTGCTACCAATGCCAGGTCACTTTCCTTCACTGGAGGTGCAGTGggagggtcaggggtcaggctGCCATGCCAAAGCTCCCTACAATCACCAACCAGCCTGCCGGGATACATGTCAGGTGATTCTGAGACCTGCCGCCCCCAACAGGAGCTGGTTGTGCAAAAGCCTGATAGTAAGGAGCGTGGAATTTTTGCCAGACATGTCAAAGTCAGCAAAGGAAGTCATGACCAAAAATGTCAGGGAGTATTTCCAGTCAAAAGCCCTGGAGCACTCGATCTAAATAGCTCCATAACTCTGAAAGAACTGGAGACGAGTTTGTGA